From one Hugenholtzia roseola DSM 9546 genomic stretch:
- a CDS encoding flippase, which produces MKSPTQKPILALIKEKISSAAFRRYSEQTLWLLLEKVVRLVLGLGVSMWLMRYLGVEAFGKLSYAQSFATLFLPLATFGLTDIITKELILRRFSEGQVLGTAFALRLLGSCLFIAASIGIGYFYEPQQEKFALIFIIVFGYFFTFFDVTLYYFQSEVKSAVVMQLQIFVFVLISILKISFIFLEKSLFFFAIATALETAFNSLVYFLYYHLKKKKDLDLDNKPLDLEIKTAITWQYEKKLSQHFVKLALPLLLSNALMLIYMRTDQIMIEYFLTDTDNGNYAAAVRISELWYFVPMSIAAAVFPAILHAKKEAPQRYQKRLQQLFDLMVWLGISVAFALSLTATWLIKLFAGEAYLGAVGSLQIYAWAGVFVSLGTASGKWLYAESLEKIVFFRTLLGALLNVGANFFLIPLWGIEGAAWGSLFSFALAHVLSNAFHPLLRPLFMLQIRAFLLPLRFWGVFVVKK; this is translated from the coding sequence TTGAAATCGCCAACACAAAAGCCCATTTTGGCACTTATCAAAGAAAAAATAAGCTCTGCCGCCTTTCGCCGCTATTCCGAACAGACCCTTTGGCTGCTGCTCGAAAAAGTAGTGCGCCTTGTTTTGGGCTTGGGCGTGAGCATGTGGCTGATGCGTTATTTGGGGGTAGAAGCCTTTGGCAAATTGAGCTATGCGCAGAGTTTTGCAACCCTATTCCTGCCTTTGGCAACTTTCGGACTCACCGATATTATCACCAAAGAACTGATTTTGAGGCGATTTTCAGAGGGACAAGTCTTGGGAACTGCCTTTGCCTTGCGCTTGCTGGGGAGTTGCCTATTTATAGCCGCCTCAATAGGAATAGGCTATTTCTATGAACCACAACAAGAAAAATTTGCACTTATTTTTATCATTGTCTTTGGCTATTTTTTTACTTTTTTTGATGTAACCTTATATTATTTTCAGTCGGAAGTGAAAAGTGCAGTCGTGATGCAATTACAAATTTTTGTCTTTGTTTTGATTTCTATTTTAAAAATAAGTTTTATTTTTTTAGAAAAATCTCTATTCTTTTTCGCAATCGCTACCGCTTTGGAAACGGCGTTTAATTCACTTGTTTATTTTTTGTATTATCATCTGAAAAAGAAGAAAGATTTAGATTTAGATAATAAGCCGTTGGATTTGGAAATAAAAACAGCCATTACTTGGCAGTATGAAAAAAAATTGAGTCAGCATTTTGTAAAATTGGCTCTGCCGCTGCTTTTGAGCAACGCCCTGATGCTGATTTATATGCGTACCGACCAAATTATGATAGAATATTTTTTGACCGATACCGACAATGGCAACTATGCGGCGGCAGTACGTATTAGCGAACTCTGGTATTTTGTGCCGATGTCTATTGCGGCGGCGGTCTTTCCTGCCATTTTGCACGCCAAAAAAGAAGCTCCCCAACGCTACCAAAAACGACTTCAACAACTCTTTGATTTGATGGTTTGGCTGGGAATTTCTGTGGCTTTCGCTTTGAGCCTAACTGCCACTTGGCTCATCAAACTCTTTGCAGGCGAGGCGTATTTGGGCGCAGTGGGGAGTCTGCAAATTTATGCTTGGGCAGGCGTTTTTGTATCTTTGGGTACGGCAAGCGGCAAGTGGCTCTATGCAGAAAGTTTAGAAAAAATTGTCTTTTTCAGAACCTTATTAGGAGCTTTGCTCAATGTAGGGGCTAATTTTTTCCTCATTCCGCTTTGGGGCATAGAAGGGGCAGCTTGGGGGTCGCTTTTTTCCTTTGCCTTAGCCCATGTCCTGAGCAATGCTTTTCACCCTTTGTTGCGTCCGCTTTTTATGCTACAAATTCGCGCTTTCTTACTACCTTTGCGTTTTTGGGGCGTTTTTGTCGTGAAAAAGTAA
- a CDS encoding OmpH family outer membrane protein has translation MKKRYLLLVAYFGFMLASCDKNTTTSPANNNTANTNTEAAAPLSGAKIAYVNIDTLAMRYDYYLERKDKLSKEEEIFAKRIQERELNLRSEYENFAKRAQAGLVSEIEMQKAQLEFQQKQQNLEGDIQARREGILAQNQKDLQEVYSRIWKFLEGYKKERGYNIVLGYQEGSAILYAEPEMDITIPVLDGLNAAFKSEKDSTQTAQ, from the coding sequence GTGAAAAAAAGATACCTTCTTTTGGTTGCCTATTTTGGCTTTATGTTGGCAAGTTGTGATAAAAATACAACCACCTCCCCAGCCAACAACAACACTGCCAACACGAACACAGAAGCCGCTGCACCACTTTCGGGGGCAAAAATCGCCTACGTCAACATCGATACTTTGGCAATGCGCTACGACTATTATTTAGAGCGCAAAGATAAATTGAGCAAAGAAGAAGAAATTTTTGCCAAACGCATACAGGAGCGCGAACTCAATTTGCGTAGCGAATACGAAAACTTCGCCAAACGCGCACAAGCAGGCTTAGTTTCTGAAATTGAGATGCAGAAAGCACAGCTCGAATTCCAACAAAAACAGCAAAACCTCGAAGGCGATATTCAAGCGCGTAGAGAAGGGATTTTGGCACAAAACCAAAAGGATTTGCAAGAAGTGTATAGCCGCATTTGGAAATTTTTAGAAGGCTATAAAAAAGAACGCGGCTATAATATCGTATTGGGCTATCAGGAAGGCTCGGCAATTTTATACGCTGAACCAGAAATGGACATTACCATTCCTGTATTGGACGGTTTGAACGCTGCCTTCAAGTCTGAAAAGGATAGCACCCAAACAGCACAGTAG
- a CDS encoding transposase family protein, producing MDFSLFISQMQDPRRRVGQRYPFDAMMWMIFLSIACGYESSRKMASFCKAQEDLFVRHFKLKHGVPSHVTFH from the coding sequence ATGGACTTTTCTCTCTTTATCAGCCAAATGCAAGACCCTCGTCGTCGGGTCGGGCAACGCTATCCGTTTGATGCGATGATGTGGATGATATTTCTAAGCATTGCTTGTGGTTATGAAAGTAGCCGTAAAATGGCATCTTTTTGTAAAGCTCAAGAAGATTTGTTTGTTCGGCATTTCAAGCTAAAACATGGTGTCCCCAGCCATGTAACCTTTCATAG